From a region of the Balneolales bacterium ANBcel1 genome:
- a CDS encoding DNA-directed RNA polymerase subunit alpha has translation MSTNNLLMPDSLVVEESTETFGKFVLQPLERGFGVTIGNAFRRVLLSSLPGIAITAVKIRGVKHEYSSIDGISEDVYDIILNLKEVRFKQVEQSSGVITLSKKGPAVLTAQDIADATAEYSVLNIDKEIATLSDGAEIEMELRMGRGKGYVTSDESSADSEADIDLIPVDSVFTPIKSVKFDVDNVRVGQRTDYEKLSMEVSTDGSINPKEAFTIAGKILKDHIEKFITEQIEEPFTQQEDEVDAEKVRIANMLKTSIEDLNLSVRAYNCLKSANINTIAELVSKDETELLKFRNFGRKSLAELMEVIEEKNLQFGMDVDKYLDE, from the coding sequence ATGAGCACGAATAATTTGTTAATGCCCGACAGCCTTGTTGTTGAAGAGTCCACCGAGACGTTTGGCAAGTTTGTCCTTCAACCTCTTGAGAGAGGTTTCGGGGTAACTATTGGAAATGCCTTTCGCCGTGTATTGCTTTCATCGCTGCCGGGTATCGCCATTACCGCTGTGAAAATTCGTGGAGTAAAGCACGAGTATTCCAGCATAGACGGTATTTCCGAGGATGTATATGATATCATCCTCAATCTTAAAGAGGTGCGGTTCAAGCAGGTGGAGCAAAGCAGCGGCGTTATCACCCTTTCCAAAAAGGGACCTGCTGTATTGACGGCCCAGGACATTGCGGATGCCACGGCGGAATACTCGGTACTGAATATCGACAAGGAGATTGCTACTCTTTCGGATGGTGCTGAAATAGAGATGGAATTGAGAATGGGCAGAGGCAAGGGTTACGTTACTTCAGACGAGTCTTCGGCTGACAGCGAGGCGGATATTGATCTGATCCCTGTGGATTCCGTTTTCACGCCTATCAAGTCTGTCAAGTTTGATGTGGACAATGTCCGGGTGGGTCAAAGAACCGACTACGAGAAGCTCTCCATGGAGGTGTCCACCGATGGATCCATCAATCCGAAGGAAGCCTTCACCATAGCGGGTAAAATTCTCAAGGATCATATTGAGAAGTTTATCACCGAACAGATTGAAGAACCGTTCACTCAGCAGGAAGATGAGGTAGATGCCGAGAAGGTGCGTATTGCCAATATGCTCAAGACAAGCATCGAGGATCTGAACCTCAGTGTTCGTGCTTATAACTGCCTGAAATCTGCAAATATCAACACCATCGCCGAACTTGTTTCCAAAGATGAAACAGAACTGCTGAAGTTCAGGAACTTTGGACGTAAATCACTTGCCGAGCTTATGGAAGTGATCGAAGAGAAGAATCTTCAGTTTGGTATGGATGTCGACAAGTATTTGGATGAATAA
- the rpsD gene encoding 30S ribosomal protein S4 yields MARYTGPKQKRARRFKEPIFGPSKALERKPYGPGEHGRSRRMKKSEYAIQLDEKQKAKYTYGMLERQFRNLFDKANAKEGITGENLMKYLEARLDNTVFRMGFARTRRQARQLITHRHIVVNGNVLNVPSYSLREGDVVSVRPKSRNLDIIDDSVKNTARRKHKWLEVDRKSLSGKFLHYPDMEDIPENINVQLIVELYSK; encoded by the coding sequence ATGGCAAGATATACTGGTCCCAAGCAAAAAAGAGCAAGAAGATTCAAAGAGCCGATTTTTGGTCCGAGCAAGGCTCTGGAACGCAAACCTTACGGCCCCGGTGAACATGGTCGCTCCAGAAGGATGAAGAAATCGGAGTATGCCATCCAGCTTGATGAAAAGCAAAAGGCGAAGTACACTTACGGGATGCTTGAAAGGCAGTTCCGGAACCTTTTCGACAAGGCGAATGCAAAAGAGGGCATCACAGGTGAGAACCTGATGAAGTATCTTGAAGCGCGGCTGGACAACACGGTGTTTCGGATGGGATTCGCGCGCACACGAAGGCAGGCGCGTCAGCTGATAACCCACCGCCATATTGTGGTGAACGGAAATGTTCTCAATGTTCCTTCCTATTCTTTGAGAGAAGGTGATGTCGTTTCGGTAAGGCCCAAATCAAGAAACCTGGATATTATTGACGATTCCGTCAAAAATACTGCCAGAAGAAAGCACAAATGGCTTGAGGTAGACCGTAAATCCTTGAGCGGTAAATTCCTCCATTATCCTGACATGGAGGATATCCCCGAGAATATCAATGTTCAGCTTATCGTTGAGTTGTATTCGAAATAA
- the rpsK gene encoding 30S ribosomal protein S11 — protein sequence MAKKQAKTTASKKKKKQLSDPNGRAYVKATFNNVTVTITDVEGNVLSWSTSGREGFKGSRKNTPYAAQLSSQTAAKAAYDMGLRKVDVFVKGPGSGREAAIRALATSGLEVQVITDKTPIPHNGCRPPKRRRV from the coding sequence ATGGCAAAAAAGCAAGCAAAAACAACGGCTTCCAAAAAGAAGAAAAAGCAGCTGTCCGATCCGAATGGGCGAGCGTATGTCAAGGCTACCTTCAATAACGTTACGGTTACAATTACCGATGTGGAAGGGAATGTTTTGTCCTGGTCAACCTCCGGAAGGGAAGGATTTAAAGGCTCCCGCAAAAATACCCCTTATGCAGCCCAGCTGAGCTCTCAGACTGCCGCAAAAGCAGCGTATGATATGGGGCTCAGAAAAGTGGATGTCTTTGTAAAAGGCCCGGGATCCGGTCGTGAAGCGGCTATCAGAGCTCTGGCAACATCCGGCCTGGAAGTACAGGTGATTACGGATAAAACACCAATTCCGCACAATGGCTGCCGTCCACCAAAGCGAAGAAGAGTCTAA
- the rpsM gene encoding 30S ribosomal protein S13 produces MARIAGVDLPKNKRGVIGLTYIFGIGRTRSRIILDNLGIDQDKKVNDWDEDEVSRIRKEIENEFKTEGALRSEVNANIKRLMDIGSYRGLRHRKGLPLRGQRTKTNARTRKGRRRTVAGKKVAPRK; encoded by the coding sequence ATGGCTCGAATAGCAGGAGTAGATTTACCTAAAAACAAGCGTGGAGTCATTGGACTCACCTACATCTTTGGAATTGGCAGAACTCGTTCCCGGATTATTCTGGACAACCTTGGAATTGATCAGGACAAGAAGGTCAATGATTGGGATGAGGATGAAGTATCCAGGATTCGCAAGGAAATTGAAAATGAGTTCAAAACCGAGGGAGCGTTACGTTCCGAGGTGAACGCAAATATCAAGCGCCTGATGGATATCGGTTCGTACCGTGGTCTCAGGCACCGGAAAGGGTTGCCTCTGAGGGGGCAGCGCACCAAAACCAATGCGCGTACCCGGAAAGGACGCCGGCGCACCGTTGCCGGAAAGAAAGTGGCTCCAAGAAAGTAA
- the rpmJ gene encoding 50S ribosomal protein L36 gives MKTKASVRKRGPGDKIVRRKGRVYVINKKNPRHKQRQG, from the coding sequence ATGAAAACGAAAGCATCCGTTCGAAAAAGAGGCCCCGGAGACAAAATTGTCCGCCGAAAGGGTCGTGTATATGTCATTAATAAAAAGAATCCGCGTCACAAACAACGACAAGGGTAA
- the infA gene encoding translation initiation factor IF-1 encodes MAKQEPIKQEGTILEALPNAQFRVELENGHEILAHVSGKMRMYYIKILPGDKVTVEMSPYDLSKGRITYRYK; translated from the coding sequence ATGGCTAAACAGGAGCCCATAAAGCAGGAAGGAACCATTTTGGAAGCATTGCCAAACGCTCAGTTTCGTGTAGAGTTGGAGAACGGGCATGAGATACTGGCGCATGTTTCGGGCAAAATGCGAATGTACTATATCAAAATTTTGCCTGGTGACAAGGTAACGGTGGAAATGTCACCTTACGATTTAAGCAAAGGAAGAATCACATATCGATACAAATAG